A window from Salvelinus sp. IW2-2015 linkage group LG5, ASM291031v2, whole genome shotgun sequence encodes these proteins:
- the dusp11 gene encoding RNA/RNP complex-1-interacting phosphatase isoform X2 → MRQLKGGMRFVLNCFRLNTLTSVFRSKETRFMLTVENNSYFTGEPKKKMPPHKKNGIPDRWEDYQAVGKIISGTRFIAFKVPLKPAFGPWELMQTMEKDGQELGLIIDLTFTTRYYKPEDLPDSVFYLKIFTAGHEVPSDPTILSFKRAVRGFLRDNTHNDKLIGVHCTHGLNRTGYLVCRYLIDVDGIDPKEAVELFNSSRGHPIERENYLKDLQTGPKRSNDGMEESEQEPIRGRSGSRHNILDSPAHHRDRHYDRHDHNQFVPLHQRGMNHQTHGFPPPLPPYGMWPPHPSLLSHPPHFNNYQWRPPPPQNNWRRPYPPEEDRRGGGDWRSSHHEGERRVHCPPPCPVLPLYSPKGWTNEPEWSASSLPSEEISGPQWKVHPRHKRSKDWTK, encoded by the exons ATGCGGCAGCTGAAAGGTGGAATGCGATTCGTGCTAAATTGTTTTCGGTTAAATACATTGACTTCTGTTTTCAGATCAAAGGAAACACGATTTATGTTAACTGTTGAGAATAAttcatattttactgg TGAACCCAAGAAAAAGATGCCACCTCACAAGAAAAACGGGATACCGGACAG ATGGGAAGACTACCAGGCCGTAGGGAAGATTATATCTGGGACGCGGTTCATCGCTTTTAAAGTCCCTCTGAAACCG GCGTTTGGTCCATGGGAGCTGATGCAGACTATGGAGAAAGATGGACAGGAGCTGGGACTGATTATAGACCTCACCTTTACTACGCGCTACTACAAAcctgag gaccttCCAGACTCCGTGTTCTACCTGAAGATTTTCACAGCTGGTCATGAAGTTCCCAGCGACCCCACAATCCTTAGCTTCAAACGTGCCGTCCGCGGGTTCCtacgagacaacacacacaacg ATAAGCTGATCGGAGTACACTGTACTCATGGGCTCAACAGGACAGGCTACCTGGTCTGTAG gtATCTGATAGATGTAGATGGGATCGATCCTAAAGAGGCTGTGGAGT TGTTTAACTCTTCGCGGGGTCACCCCATAGAAAGAGAGAACTACCTGAAAGACCTACAGACTGGGCCAAAGAGAAG TAACGATGGGATGGAGGAGTCGGAGCAGGAGCCAATCAGAGGCCGCTCTGGCAGTCGTCATAACATTCTCGACTCTCCTGCCCACCACCGCGACAGACATTACGACAGGCATGACCACAACCAATTTGT GCCTCTCCACCAGAGGGGTATGAACCACCAGACTCACGgcttccctcctcctctgcctccttaTGGCATGTGGCCTCCCCACCCTAGccttctctcccatcctcctcacttCAACAACTACCAATGGAGACCCCCCCCGCCACAGAACAACTGGAGGAGGCCCTACCCACCAGAGGAagacaggaggggagggggggactgGAGGTCATCCCACCACGAGGGCGAGAGGAGAGTTCACTGCCCTCCCCCTTGCCCTGTTCTCCCCCTTTACTCCCCCAAAGGGTGGACTAATGAGCCAGAGTGGtctgcctcctccctcccctctgaagAGATAAGTGGCCCACAGTGGAAAGTCCACCCACGACACAAACGCAGCAAAGACTGGACTAaatag
- the dusp11 gene encoding RNA/RNP complex-1-interacting phosphatase isoform X1: MRQLKGGMRFVLNCFRLNTLTSVFRSKETRFMLTVENNSYFTGEPKKKMPPHKKNGIPDRWEDYQAVGKIISGTRFIAFKVPLKPSLCRHVERSQAFGPWELMQTMEKDGQELGLIIDLTFTTRYYKPEDLPDSVFYLKIFTAGHEVPSDPTILSFKRAVRGFLRDNTHNDKLIGVHCTHGLNRTGYLVCRYLIDVDGIDPKEAVELFNSSRGHPIERENYLKDLQTGPKRSNDGMEESEQEPIRGRSGSRHNILDSPAHHRDRHYDRHDHNQFVPLHQRGMNHQTHGFPPPLPPYGMWPPHPSLLSHPPHFNNYQWRPPPPQNNWRRPYPPEEDRRGGGDWRSSHHEGERRVHCPPPCPVLPLYSPKGWTNEPEWSASSLPSEEISGPQWKVHPRHKRSKDWTK; this comes from the exons ATGCGGCAGCTGAAAGGTGGAATGCGATTCGTGCTAAATTGTTTTCGGTTAAATACATTGACTTCTGTTTTCAGATCAAAGGAAACACGATTTATGTTAACTGTTGAGAATAAttcatattttactgg TGAACCCAAGAAAAAGATGCCACCTCACAAGAAAAACGGGATACCGGACAG ATGGGAAGACTACCAGGCCGTAGGGAAGATTATATCTGGGACGCGGTTCATCGCTTTTAAAGTCCCTCTGAAACCG TCCCTGTGTCGTCATGTTGAACGTTCGCAGGCGTTTGGTCCATGGGAGCTGATGCAGACTATGGAGAAAGATGGACAGGAGCTGGGACTGATTATAGACCTCACCTTTACTACGCGCTACTACAAAcctgag gaccttCCAGACTCCGTGTTCTACCTGAAGATTTTCACAGCTGGTCATGAAGTTCCCAGCGACCCCACAATCCTTAGCTTCAAACGTGCCGTCCGCGGGTTCCtacgagacaacacacacaacg ATAAGCTGATCGGAGTACACTGTACTCATGGGCTCAACAGGACAGGCTACCTGGTCTGTAG gtATCTGATAGATGTAGATGGGATCGATCCTAAAGAGGCTGTGGAGT TGTTTAACTCTTCGCGGGGTCACCCCATAGAAAGAGAGAACTACCTGAAAGACCTACAGACTGGGCCAAAGAGAAG TAACGATGGGATGGAGGAGTCGGAGCAGGAGCCAATCAGAGGCCGCTCTGGCAGTCGTCATAACATTCTCGACTCTCCTGCCCACCACCGCGACAGACATTACGACAGGCATGACCACAACCAATTTGT GCCTCTCCACCAGAGGGGTATGAACCACCAGACTCACGgcttccctcctcctctgcctccttaTGGCATGTGGCCTCCCCACCCTAGccttctctcccatcctcctcacttCAACAACTACCAATGGAGACCCCCCCCGCCACAGAACAACTGGAGGAGGCCCTACCCACCAGAGGAagacaggaggggagggggggactgGAGGTCATCCCACCACGAGGGCGAGAGGAGAGTTCACTGCCCTCCCCCTTGCCCTGTTCTCCCCCTTTACTCCCCCAAAGGGTGGACTAATGAGCCAGAGTGGtctgcctcctccctcccctctgaagAGATAAGTGGCCCACAGTGGAAAGTCCACCCACGACACAAACGCAGCAAAGACTGGACTAaatag
- the dusp11 gene encoding RNA/RNP complex-1-interacting phosphatase isoform X3 has translation MPPHKKNGIPDRWEDYQAVGKIISGTRFIAFKVPLKPSLCRHVERSQAFGPWELMQTMEKDGQELGLIIDLTFTTRYYKPEDLPDSVFYLKIFTAGHEVPSDPTILSFKRAVRGFLRDNTHNDKLIGVHCTHGLNRTGYLVCRYLIDVDGIDPKEAVELFNSSRGHPIERENYLKDLQTGPKRSNDGMEESEQEPIRGRSGSRHNILDSPAHHRDRHYDRHDHNQFVPLHQRGMNHQTHGFPPPLPPYGMWPPHPSLLSHPPHFNNYQWRPPPPQNNWRRPYPPEEDRRGGGDWRSSHHEGERRVHCPPPCPVLPLYSPKGWTNEPEWSASSLPSEEISGPQWKVHPRHKRSKDWTK, from the exons ATGCCACCTCACAAGAAAAACGGGATACCGGACAG ATGGGAAGACTACCAGGCCGTAGGGAAGATTATATCTGGGACGCGGTTCATCGCTTTTAAAGTCCCTCTGAAACCG TCCCTGTGTCGTCATGTTGAACGTTCGCAGGCGTTTGGTCCATGGGAGCTGATGCAGACTATGGAGAAAGATGGACAGGAGCTGGGACTGATTATAGACCTCACCTTTACTACGCGCTACTACAAAcctgag gaccttCCAGACTCCGTGTTCTACCTGAAGATTTTCACAGCTGGTCATGAAGTTCCCAGCGACCCCACAATCCTTAGCTTCAAACGTGCCGTCCGCGGGTTCCtacgagacaacacacacaacg ATAAGCTGATCGGAGTACACTGTACTCATGGGCTCAACAGGACAGGCTACCTGGTCTGTAG gtATCTGATAGATGTAGATGGGATCGATCCTAAAGAGGCTGTGGAGT TGTTTAACTCTTCGCGGGGTCACCCCATAGAAAGAGAGAACTACCTGAAAGACCTACAGACTGGGCCAAAGAGAAG TAACGATGGGATGGAGGAGTCGGAGCAGGAGCCAATCAGAGGCCGCTCTGGCAGTCGTCATAACATTCTCGACTCTCCTGCCCACCACCGCGACAGACATTACGACAGGCATGACCACAACCAATTTGT GCCTCTCCACCAGAGGGGTATGAACCACCAGACTCACGgcttccctcctcctctgcctccttaTGGCATGTGGCCTCCCCACCCTAGccttctctcccatcctcctcacttCAACAACTACCAATGGAGACCCCCCCCGCCACAGAACAACTGGAGGAGGCCCTACCCACCAGAGGAagacaggaggggagggggggactgGAGGTCATCCCACCACGAGGGCGAGAGGAGAGTTCACTGCCCTCCCCCTTGCCCTGTTCTCCCCCTTTACTCCCCCAAAGGGTGGACTAATGAGCCAGAGTGGtctgcctcctccctcccctctgaagAGATAAGTGGCCCACAGTGGAAAGTCCACCCACGACACAAACGCAGCAAAGACTGGACTAaatag